One Leptodactylus fuscus isolate aLepFus1 chromosome 11, aLepFus1.hap2, whole genome shotgun sequence genomic window, CAGTCCgatctctaggaaagctgggtatgAGACGGGTTTTACCATTACTGCTCCCACACaagttgtcatccagctttctgaGGATCCTTAAAGACCGATCTTATAAGGCAAACATTAGTACATTGCTTACTCTTTTGGAGCTGTTGTCTAGGCAGATGTGTTTTTCAGGATCTGAGGGAAGCTGAGTGTCAAGTTCTGGAGTCTACATAGGCAGCCATATTACCTACTAGCCAGTTCTGTGTCTAAGATTGCCGTATAAGCCACATGACAGCAGGTCACAGACATTGCCCTATAGCAATCTCCTATATAGCTCTGTACATCCTGAGACTCGTTTCATGAATACTATGCCAGAATGACAGTGAGGACTGACACATAGTAACATATCTGCATATTTCTAAGCCATTACAACACTAAAGAAATAACAGGTGAATAACAAGTGACACCTAATACAGCTTATAGATAATACCGCCAAAGCAGCTAACACTGCGATCTTACACCGCCAATAGAACTGTCATCTCATCAATGGGAACAAACActgttacattgtaacagcagcagaaCAAGAGGCTAAAGAGTTAATGGCGGCGAGAACAACACAAAGAATAATATGACccgatctattactatctgttatcagccatgtcaggagaggccgactgtaggacaggggaatacaatctattactatctgttatcagccatgtcaggagaggagaggccgactgtaggacaggggaatacaatctattactatctgttatcagccatgtcaggagaggcgactgtaggacaggggaatacaatctattactatctgttatcagccatgtcaggagaggcgactgtaggacaggggaatacaatctattactatctgttatcagccatgtcaggagaggagaggccgactgtaggacaggggaatacaatctattactatctgttatcagtcatgtcaggagaggccgactgtaggacaggagaatacaatctattactatctgttatcagtcatgtcaggagaggccgactgtaggacaggagaatacaatctattactatctgttatcagccatgtcaggagaggagaggccgactgtaggacaggggaatgcaatctattactatctgttatcagccatgtcaggagaggagaggccgactgtaggacaggagaatacaatctattactatctgttatcagccatgtcaggagaggagaggccgactgtaggacaggagaatacaatctattactatctgttatcagccatgtcaggaggggagaggccgactgtaggacaggggaatacaatctattactatctgttatcagtcatgtcaggagaggccgactgtaggacaggagaatacaatctattactatctgttatcagccatgtcaggagaggagaggccgactgtaggacaggggaatgcaatctattactatctgttatcagtcatgtcaggagaggccgactgtaggacaggagaatacaatctattactatctgttatcagccatgtcaggagaggagaggccgactgtaggacaggggaatgcaatctattactatctgttatcagccatgtcaggagaggagaggccgactgtaggacaggggaatacaatctattactatctgttatcagccatgtcaggagaggccgactgtaggacaggagaatacaatctattactatctgttatcagccatgtcaggagaggccgactgtaggacaggagaatacaatctattactatctgttatcagccatgtcaggagaggccgactgtaggacaggggaatacaatctattactatctgttatcagccatgtcaggagaggagaggccgactgtaggacaggggaatacaatctattactatctgttatcagccatgtcaggagaggagaggccgactgtaggacaggagaatacaatctattactatctgttatcagccatgtcaggagaggcgactgtaggacaggggaatacaatctattactatctgttatcagccatgtcaggagaggagaggccgactgtaggacaggggaatacaatctattactatctgttatcagccatgtcaggaggggagaggccgactgtaggacaggggaatacaatctattactatctgttatcagccatgtcaggagaggccgactgtaggacaggggaatacaatctattactatctgttatcagccatttcaggaccACCTCCAATACACTCGGCCTCTCGCACCACTAGATCTCGCCTGGTTTTTCACACTATTGGCCCGGGATCTCGTTGTCTGGCTGGATCTGGTGGCAATTGCGCCAAATGCAGATTGAATTTTACGGTAACATCTGACACCGCAAGGTTCTCTCCGCCATGTAATTATCGCCCTGGCTTGGTGACTTTTGTATCAACATCAAATTACCTATGAAATATGAGGCCTTTCATTATGTCCTACTGCTCTTAAAGAGACATTGATCCAACATATAACATCTTCCTTGTAGTCAGGTACATACAGTCTATTGCTCCCTGTTGTCACCCATTTTGGCACTTACCTCCAAGGCAATTATTTTCACAAGCCGCTTCTTCTATTCTTCTGAGAAGGCTTTCCAGATGATTTTGGAGGTGTCTATGTGAATTTTTGCCCCATGATCCATACGATCGTCCATAAGAGGTCAGACACTGATATTGTGCGAGAGGTCTCGGCTTTCCATCTCCATTGTAGTTCAACCCTTGAGTATTGGGGTTGAGGTCAAGGCTCTGTGACAAGTAGAGTTCACCCACACCAGAAGAGAAAAGAACCTTCCCCAAAGATGGCAGCAACAATTGTATGAAATGTCTTGGTCCACTGGATATAAAGGCCAGAGGCGAATCCAGAAAACACCGCCATAGCATTACCCCTCCTGCACCAGATTATACAGCTGGGCACAATGTAGTCAGGATGGTAATGCTCTCCAAGTCAAACCAAACTCATCCATCAGACACCAGAGAAGTGTGACAGGTCACTGTACAGAACATGTGTACCCCACTCCGGAGTCCAGAGGAAGCATTGTACGTTACACCCCTCCAGCTGACACTCGGTATTGTatgttacacccctccatctgacactcggtattgtacattacacccctccatctgacactcggcattgtacattacacccctccatctgacactcggcattgtacattacacccctccatctgacactcggcattgtacattataTCCCTCCAtttgacactcggcattgtacattacacccctccatctgacatttggcattgtactttacacccctccatctgacacttggcattgtacattacacccctccatctgacacttggcattgtacattacactcctccatctgacactcggcattgtacgttacacccctccatctgacacttggcattgtactttacacccctccatctgacactatatattgtacattacacccctccatctgacactcggcattgtacattacacccctccgtctgacactcggcattgtacgttacacccctccgtctgacacttggcattgtacattacacccctccgtctgacacttggcattgtacattacacccctccgtctgacacttggcattgtacattacacccctccgtctgacacttggcattgtacattacacccctccgtctgacacttggcattgtacattacacccctccatctgacatttggcattgtacgttacacccctccatctgacacttggcattgtacattacacccctccgtctgacacttggcattgtacattacacccctccgtctgacacttggcattgtacattacacccctccgtctgacacttggcattgtacattacacccctccgtctgacacttggcattgtacattacacccctccgtctgacacttggcattgtacattacacccctccgtctgacacttggcattgtacattacacccctccgtctgacacttggcattgtacattacacccctccgtctgacacttggcattgtacattacacccctccgtctgacacttggcattgtacattacacccctccgtctgacacttggcattgtacattacacccctccgtctgacacttggcattgtacattacacccctccgtcTGAcatttggcattgtacattacacccctccgtctgacacttggcattgtacattacacccctccatctgacacttggcattgtacattacacccctccgtctgacacttggcattgtacattacacccctccgtctgacacttggcattgtacattacacccctccgtctgacacttggcattgtacattacacccctccatctgacatttGGCAGGACTATCCAGTGATTTATGGCAGTATCTCCTATTACATAACCAGGCCAGGATTCAGTGAAGTCCAGCTACCCGCCATACTGGCACTgatgtttgtaaaggtgactgtaggacaaggggtcagattgtatacaccataactatACGGTTAAGAGCTGCGGGACAACATGACTCTATATAGTCTAAGTATATCCATATGTGACTGATCAGCCCTTCCTCTTATAAAGCTCTTGCACTATTATAAATCACAGATTTTACTgttactggccctttaaattcCGCTATCCATCCATGACATGTTGCTGGGATGAGCCATGACAGGTGACAACCACATCCAGACTGAAAGAGTTAATGTAATTATCCAACATGTCAGTCTTCTCCCCCCCCGACCCCTCAGACTTGGCCGCCTCATTCTCCATCATGGGAAAGTATAGATTTTGGAGGCTGATTAAGCTGTGAGAGACGGTGCGGAGCGAGCGCCTCATCTCAAATACCCTCACACCCTCCACCCAAAGTCAACAGGCGCCAGATCGATAGCGAGCATGATACAACCGCTGCTACTCACTCCTGTATCTATTTACTTATGGTATATGGAGGCCTAAACCGCAGCACACCCCAAATTACTGACAGTGGCCCGTCTGATTGTAGGGGACAAAACTGCAAAATATAGAAATGTAGATCAGACTCCTATACAGACAGTGCCCAACCTGGACTGCAGGGGGCAGTGTCATCAGTCATTAGGGTGCACCGCAAGACATGGAGGATGGAACTACTGTGGGTCCAGCACTGCAAAGGTGATGACGTTCCCTCTAAGGGACCAGCAGTGTAGAAATGCCCATGCCAGAAGGGACTACTGCGATTAAGGAGGTGCAGAGGACTACTGTGAGTCAGGAGGTGCAGGGGACTACTGTGAGTCAGGAGGTGCAGGGGACTACTGTGAGTCAGGAGGTGCAGAGGACTACTGCGAGTCAGGAGGTGCAGGGGACTACTGCGAGTCAGGAGGTGCAGGGGACTACTGCGAGTCAGGAGGTGCAGAGGACTACTGCGAGTCAGGAGGTGCAGGGGACTACTGCGAGTCAGGAGGTGCAGGGGACTACTGGGAGTCAGGAGGTGCAGGGGACTACTGGGAGTCAGGAGGTGCAGAGGACTACTGGGAGTCAGGAGGTGCAGGGGACTACTGGGAGTCAGGAGGTGCAGAGGACTACTGGGAGTCAGGAGGTGCAGAGGACTACTGCGAGTCAGGAGGTGCAGAGGACTACTGGGAGTCAGGAGGTGCAGAGGACTACTGCGAGTCAGGAGGTGCAGAGGACTACTGGGAGTCAGGAGGTGCAGAGGACTACTGCGAGTCAGGAGGTGCAGAGGACTACTGGGAGTCAGGAGGTGCAGAGGACTACTGGGAGTCAGGAGGTGCAGAGGACTACTGCGAGTCAGGAGGTGCAGAGGACTACTGGGAGTCAGGAGGTGCAGAGGACTACTGCGAGTCAGGAGGTGCAGAGGACTACTGGGAGTCAGGAGGTGCAGAGAACTACTGCGAGTCAGGAGGTGCAGAGGACTACTGCGAGTCAGGAGTTGCAGGGGACTACTGTGAGTCAGGAGGTGCAGGGGACTACTGTGAGTCAGGAGGTGCAGAGGATTACTGGGAGTCAGGAGGTGCAGAGGATTACTGGGAGTCAGGAGGTGCAGGGGACTACTGTGAGTCAGGAGATGCAGAGGACTACTGTGAGTCAGGAGATGCAGAGGACTACTGTGAGTCAGGAGATGCAGGGGACTACTGTGAGTCAGGAGGTGCAAGGGACTACTGTTAGTCAGGAGGTGCAAGGGACTACTGTGAGTCAGCAGGTGCAGGGGACTACTGTGAGTCAGGAGGTGCAGGGGACTACTGGGAGTCAGGAGGTGCAGAGGACTACTGGGAGTCAGGAGGTGCAGAGGACTACTGTGAGTCAGGAGGTGAAGAGGACTACTGTGAGTCAGGAGGTGCAGAGGACTACTATGAGTCAGCAGGTGCAGGACTACTGTGAGTCAGGAGGTGCAGGGGACTACTGTGAGTCAGGAGATGCAGAGGACTACTGTGAGTCAGGAGATGCAGAGGACTACTGTGAGTCAGGAGATGCAGGGGACTACTGTGAGTCAGGAGGTGCAAGGGACTACTGTTAGTCAGGAGGTGCAAGGGACTACTGTGAGTCAGCAGGTGCAGGGGACTACTGTGAGTCAGGAGGTGCAGGGGACTACTGGGAGTCAGGAGGTGCAGAGGACTACTGGGAGTCAGGAGGTGCAGAGGACTACTGTGAGTCAGGAGGTGAAGAGGACTACTGTGAGTCAGGAGGTGCAGAGGACTACTATGAGTCAGCAGGTGCAGGACTACTGTGAGTCAGGAGGTGCAGGGGACTACTGTGAGTCAGGAGCTGCAGAGGACTACTGGGAGTCAGGAGGTGCAGGGGACTACTGGGAGTCAGGAGGTGCAGGGGACTACTGGGAGTCAGGAGGTGCAGAGGACTACTGTGAGTCAGGAGGTGCAGAGGACTACTGGGAGTCAGGAGGTGCAGGGGACTACTGGGAGTCAGGAGATGAAGGACTACTGGGAGTCAGGAGGTGCAGGGGACTACTGTGAGTCAGGAGGTGCAGAGGACTACTGTGAGTCAGGGGGTGCAGGGGACTACTGTGAGTCAGGAGATGAAGGACTACTGGGAGTCAGGAGGTGCAGGGGACTACTGGGAGTCAGGAGATGAAGGACTACTGAAACCTGGCATTGGAGGGACTATTGAAATTTCCTCAGGAGTGGTTTAGAAGATTCCACATTTTCCCAGCTGTGATTTGGGATCAGCAGGCACTCACTAGAATAATGGCTATGGGCATCGCCACAATTTCAGGGGCTCTCCATGGTTTTGCACTACTTCCCTGGGTCCAGCCTGCAGAGCGGAGGATAGAATTCCTGACAACCAGAATCATTAATTCCTTTACACTGCGACCCTATAGAAAAGTTTGGACCCCCTTTTAAAGTGCGGGTACTAGTAGCAGACGCCCCATAACTTGTCTCACAGAACAGCGGAGCAGCTTGaataaggctgagctgcaataccagacatcgcCTATAGAGAGGAAGGGGCGCCGAGAGGTCTTTATATTCCACTATCAGACCCCCACCTTATttctgcacaatccctttaaatgagacaCAGGAGGCGGGATTATGTAAATGtattgtattttgacaaaattgtAAAACCGTCACAAATGTGACATTACAGAAATGTAGAGGAAAGTTCtgtacaggaagtgacatcatggacAGACACGCCAGTGACACGTGTAAGCTGAGGTGTGGACGCCGTAGGTGTATATTACACAGGTATATTATATACGCCGTACCTTGTTGCCCTAGAAGGGGCGGGCACCCACTTCACATCTTATACTCAGTGCTGCCCCAAGTGTTCGGGCTAGAGAAGAGCGGATCGACTCGCCAGGTCTGAGATTTGTTTTTGTTGATCGTGTGATGAAATCTCCCACATGGACCGGCCACGATTCGCTCTTCCCCAGCAGTGATGCGCCACGGCCACAGCTGCCATCATGGTAATTAAGAGGTTAAAGGCTGCGCCATCCTAGAACGAGCCTCTATCTAGTGACGTACGCGCCCGCAGGTCCGAGCTGTGCAGTAATCCACCGCGCCGCTAACATTCCCTGGCGAGCGCCCGGctttataaataaatatgaacCGTCTCCTCATTAACATAAAGCTCACAGAGACTCCGATCGCGGGTCACGTATAGAAGACGCTGCATTAATCCCGGATCATACTCCAAAGCTGAACTCATTATTCTGTCGCCTCAGAGCTGTAATCTCCCTGCTTGTCCAGATGAAGTGTCCTCTTTACTTACTAACCCCCTCAGCCACTATAAACTGCTAGGGATTAcaagcttgctgatggtttccattaCCGATTGCAGAactatgagtgcagctctggagtataaagcaATGTGTATTATGTATCTGTGCTCAATGTTCACAGGCTCGAGTTATCACCTGACCATGAAGTACGACAATTACCGCACAGCTCAGTCACGCCGGGGGCGCGTATCGGTCAGACGACTATCAAGGCATCGGCATGAAGCCCAGGCGGCTACTGAAAGGCACTGGTTACCACGGCAGGCGGCCGGCGACGACTTCTCACAGAGCGACCATTGGGGCAGGCACGACCTCTGACACCGAAAGGCAATTCAAAGAAAATCAATGGCGCCCGGCCTCGGACGTGTCATGGCGGCAGCTCACTACCTGACAGCCAAGTTCGGCCGCCATCGTTATAGGCACCTTAACCATTTTGGTGCCAGAGGGGAACCTTTTGGACAAGGAAGGCATCTACGTGTGCACAGTAAATTTGTACATTtatagacttctatatataaAACTCGTATAATCGGACAGAAAACCGTAAATTTATACAGAAACATCAGAAATGACTGTAAACGTCTAAAAAAGAGAGAGAAGGAGTGAGCGACGCAGCCGGCGTGAGAGACCGCAACATCCACGAGTTAGTCTCGTGCGGGGCCCCTGATCATCGCTGACCTCGGTGGATGGGCCTATGGAAATACGAGGGGGCACGGTCGCCGCCATCTTCACGCAGTCTGTTTTTGGTTTTAAAAGAATAATACAAAATGGGGGAAAAAAGGAAATTGCACTTAAAATGGTGAAGTTCTTTGCCTTTCTTGAAGGCTCAGCGCCCCCTACAGGCGGCTCGTCCGCCGTAACTCTGCATAGACGCCCCCTGCTATTGTATCACGGAGGGGACATACCCGGGAAAGGAGGGGTTAACGGAATGCTACAATGTAGCCGCTTATGTGCTAAGGGTCGGAATGTTTACTATGTGCAATGGGGGACGACCTACCCCGATACCTGGTGCGGCCATGGCCATTGGGATGTAGCAGTGTTAGACAAGGCGGTGGTCACGGCACTGGAGAGCGTTCGTACTGCCAGTCACGGGTGGAAGGAGGAACCTGTAGACCTTTAAGGTCCGTGTCGTGTAGAACCATGTAGAGTCTCTATGTAaagagtggggggaggggggtaacaaCCACCCGGCTGGCACAGGGTAGGCCACCGACCTGGGATGCATAGCTTTAGTTATAAGACCACCATTGCTGGGGAGCCAAAACCTTGGGGGGTCCGGGCCCGCCTGAAGTCCTGCGCTCTAATACCCTGAGTCTGAGATGCTACCTCTGAACCACATCGCTTATCTCTTTGACAGACGTGAGCAGCTTGCTAAAGTCCTGAGGTGTGGCCGGTCCTCCCCCCGTGGAAGCGGCGGCGGGGCAGATCTGCAGGTCCCGGAGACTGTTCTCCAGCTTGCTCATGGCTTCTCTGAAAGCAAACTTGTTCCTCATCTGCTGAATGGAGTCCACGTAGCAGGTGCAGAAGGCGTGGAGGTTTTTGGCGGCCTCGAGCACGGTGCTGTGGCTGGCCATTTGTTCAGAGTTTCGGTTGATGGCGGCCCGCAGGCATTCGGTGCTCTCCAGCAGGGTCTCCTTGGTGACTGCTCCGCTTAGCAGCTTCTCGGGAGGTTGGCGGGTTTTGCGcaaggaaactctggtggagatGAGTGGAATGAAGGCCGTGGAGGAGGCGGCGGACGACGTGGCTGGCTGAGGTTGGTCACTCCCGGTCTGGGCTCCGGCCCGCTTCTCTGTGGAGAGGGGCTTGGCGGTGGACAGTGGAGCAGTCTTCTTGGCGCTGTCCGTCACAGCTGGGTTTGTTCTCGAGTGGTCTTCGTTCTGGTTGGTGGCCTTGTGCTTTGGCTCATTGGTGCTGGCGTCGTGGCTAAGGCTTTGGGAGGAAATCTTTGCCGGTTTCCCCGCCGTGCTGGTGGAGGACAGAGAGGTCTGGCTGGACAGTGGTAGAGGTGGGCTCGGTTTGACCTTCATTGCTTTCATTTTGTCCTTGGCGGACAATTCGGTTGCTTTCAGTCTCCGGAGCCGGAGATCTGTCTCGGTTTTGCCGACACTTGGGCTTACCTTGGCAGGGGGAACAGACTCTAAAGCAGTTCTTATGTTCCCACTTTCCTCTTTTTGTAAGGAGGAGGAAGTCGAAGGGCCACCTGGTTTCCTACGCGGTAATTTTGGTGTCAGACTGGGAGGACTGGAGCCCGGACTTTGATCGGGATCTTTGAACACTTCGTCTGTGGGCTCCTCTGTCTTTTTGGGTAGACGGGGAGGTGGGGTGACAGCCCCTCTAGACAGGTCTGATTTTCCCTCGTTGCCCCTTTTACGGGGCAGAGCCGGCCTTTCAGCTTTTTGGACACCTCCAGAACTAGACATGTCCAACATGTGCCTGGTAGAGGGCAACTCCCTGGGCAGGGTGACCGACTTCCACTCCATATCCTTGGAGCCATGAGGCATGCAGGAAGCAGAGGACGACCTCTGGAAGCGTTTGCTGCCGGTGCTGCTCCCATCCTCCTCCCCCGGGGGCGGCTGCCGCCCTACACTTGTGATGGACTTTTTCCAGTGTGGAGTTAGGAAGAGAGTGCCATTGGTCATGGCGGCCCCGTTACTTGTGAATTTGGTGGAATCTGCATCGCCTCCATTAGTGGTGTCTCGACTCTCTCCTTCCAGACACCTTGGATCCATTTCACGGAAGGAGCTGCTGCGCTTTGGCGGGGTGGGGGcggtcttcttcttcctcttgatCAGCGTGCTGAACAGATTGGCTTTCTTGCTATTTTGCAGCAAACGCTCGTCCTCCGGTCCGCCATCCGATGCTGCGAGCCTTTCCTTGCGAGGGAGGAGAGGAGACACGGCGGCAGGCTCCAGATCCAGAACATCTGCAAGACACAGAGGACACCATGACTAAAGACCTGGGAGCAGGAGAAGGGTCTACACAtgatatacagcaggggcagctGACCAACATCTGACAGGCTGGTCAGCTCTACGCATATCTTTATTGGGttcggggacggaaaccccgaacggagttcaagcgctggtgtgaaccccgccttatataggtgatcagtatctgGTGGGGACACCCTGACCCCGCACCAATCACCTGATCTGGCTGCAGGACACTGGGCCGGAGGCAGCTACTACTATCAcagtaataggagcagagctgcagctccATCCACTGGTAACCCCAGAGAACTGCAGGACCGCTCTGATTACTGAACCGGCAGCTATAGGATCAGCTGATTGGTGCGGGGTACGGATGTCAGACCCTACAGATCTCATACACCtcttatggataggtcatcagtatgaagaaCGCTACTGGGACCGGAAAATCCGTTTAACCCAGATACTTAGTCGTCCATATCATTTGGGAGCCTTGGAGAAAGGAGCCCATCCCTAAATGGAGTTTTAAAGTTTGCTAGAAGCGGTGCAGGTCTCAATATGGTCCTCAATTAGGGGGTGGGGAATAATTGATCCAAGGAGCAAAATTGAGCCCCATCATGGGGCCCCTATAGTCTATGTACTAGGGGCCTACTACACGGGGTCTATGGTATAGACGTCCATGACGAGTTGGGTTTACCTTGATCAGCGGCGCCTCTGCCGTGTGAGGTATCTGTGTTATCTTCCTTGTTCTCGGTCACTCTTCGGGTCGTCCTCGTCTTGGTCGGGAGTTCGGGGGCCTGCAGGAAGTTGCTGACATTTACCCGCAAGcctttcttccccagttccttCTCCACCTCTGAAACACACGACAACACGGACagctctgttacaatgtatcggtgaaGTCAATCATCTACTTTGCCTGGGTGTCAATCTTCACAgtcatttttgcattttattcatGGTGCCTGCGATTTGCAAGACCCCAGGACATGGCTGCCCCCAGGACTCCAAGTAACCGGCAGCCGATGACCCCGGGAACAATGGAAATGCTGCCATTAGTCAGACCCATTAGCGCAGGATTGAGGGCTTGTCTGAAGTGCCTACGGGGAATAATCGGGATTTTAGACCCTCCCTGTGGCTGGAAACAAACACCGCCATTTATCTGCGACAAAATCAATCAACAATTAcaccagaaaaaaataataaaaaagcttGAAATGAAAGTGGGCGCAGCTCTCCGGGCGCCACAAAGGACAGCGCTGAAAGCCGCCTGTTATTATATATTCAGCCGCTGGTAAGAGCAATTATTAGTGCGAGCAAAAGCTAATGCATTAGTGAAAGCGCAAGAAAAATACTGAAACATACAGAAAAATACCGCCAACCCGCCAGACCTATTGTGTGCGACTTCCTTTGTTACGCACATTGTGCGCCATTGTCTGCCGGGCTGACCGCAATAAATAGCAGGTAATGCCTCATTTaccctgtggaggcgctgcagggctTCGCCTAGCGTATTGCAACTAACCGCAGAGGGATGGAATACAACCATGGCAGCTTGCTGTCCCTTCAACAAAAACCAAAAACGGGAAGTTTCAAAGCGAGGGCCAGGCAGGCTCCCCGACATCACAGCAATGACAGGCAAGGCTATCAGATAGCGAGGGCCAGGCAGGCGACACCACAGCGAGGGCCCGGCAGGCGACACCACAGCGAGGGCCGGGCAGGCGACACCACAGCGAGGGCCGGGCAGGCGACACCACAGCGAGGGCCGGGCAGGCGACACCACAGCGAGGGCCGGGCAGGCGACACCACAGCGAGGGCCGGGCAGGCGACACCACAGCGAGGGCCGGGCAGGCGACACCACAGCGAGGGCCGGGCAGGCGACACCACAGCGAGGGCCGGGCAGGCGACACCACAGCGAGGGCCGGGCAGGCGACACCACAGCGAGGGCCGGGCAGGCGACACCACAGCGAGGGCCGGGCAGGCGACACCACAGCGAGGGCCGGGCAGGCGACACCACAGCGAGGGCCGGGCAGGCGACACCACAGCGAGGGCCGGGCAGGCGACACCACAGCGAGGGCCGGGCAGGCGACACCACAGCGAGGGCCGGGCAGGCGACACCACAGCGAGGGCCGGGCAGGCGACACCACAGCGAGGGCCGGGCAGGCGACACCACAGCGAGGGCCGGGCAGGCGACACCACAGCGAGGGCCGGGCAGGCGACACCACAGCGAGGGCCGGGCAGGCGACACCACAGCGAGGGCCGGGCAGGCGACACCACAGCGAGGGCCGGGCAGGCGACACCACAGCGAGGGCCGGGCAGGCGACACCACAGCGAGGGCCGGGCAGGCGACACCACAGCGAGGGCCGGGCAGGCGACACCACAGCGAGGGCCGGGCAGGCGACACCACAGCGAGGGCCGGGCAGGCGACACCACAGCGAGGGCCGGGCAGGCGACACCACAGCGAGGGCCGGGCAGGCGACACCACAGCGAGGGCCGGGCAGGCGACACCACAGCGAGGGCCGGGCAGGCGACACCACAGCGAGGG contains:
- the ABL1 gene encoding tyrosine-protein kinase ABL1 isoform X2, yielding MGQQPGKVLGDQRRPSLPALPFIKGVGKKDPAKHGGPHCNVFVEHEALQRPIVSDFEPQGLSEAARWNSKENLLSGPGENDPNLFVALYDFVASGDNTLSITKGEKLRVLGYNHNGEWCEAQTKNGQGWVPSNYITPVNSPEKHSWYHGPVSRNAAEYLLSSGINGSFLVRESESSPGQRSISLRYEGRVYHYRINTASDGKLYVSSDSRFNTLAELVHHHSTVSDGLITTLHYPAPKRNKPTIYGVSPNYDKWEIERTDITMKHKLGGGQYGEVYEGVWKKYNLTVAVKTLKEDTMEVEEFLKEAAVMKEVKHPNLVQLLGVCTREPPFYIITEFMTYGNLLDYLRECNREEVTAVVLLHMATQISSAMEYLEKKNFIHRDLAARNCLVGENHLVKVADFGLSRLMTGDTYTAHAGAKFPIKWTAPESLAYNKFSIKSDVWAFGVLLWEIATYGMSPYPGIDLSQVYELLEKDYRMERPEGCPEKVYQLMRECWQWNPLDRPSFAEIHQAFETMFQESSISDEVEKELGKKGLRVNVSNFLQAPELPTKTRTTRRVTENKEDNTDTSHGRGAADQDVLDLEPAAVSPLLPRKERLAASDGGPEDERLLQNSKKANLFSTLIKRKKKTAPTPPKRSSSFREMDPRCLEGESRDTTNGGDADSTKFTSNGAAMTNGTLFLTPHWKKSITSVGRQPPPGEEDGSSTGSKRFQRSSSASCMPHGSKDMEWKSVTLPRELPSTRHMLDMSSSGGVQKAERPALPRKRGNEGKSDLSRGAVTPPPRLPKKTEEPTDEVFKDPDQSPGSSPPSLTPKLPRRKPGGPSTSSSLQKEESGNIRTALESVPPAKVSPSVGKTETDLRLRRLKATELSAKDKMKAMKVKPSPPLPLSSQTSLSSTSTAGKPAKISSQSLSHDASTNEPKHKATNQNEDHSRTNPAVTDSAKKTAPLSTAKPLSTEKRAGAQTGSDQPQPATSSAASSTAFIPLISTRVSLRKTRQPPEKLLSGAVTKETLLESTECLRAAINRNSEQMASHSTVLEAAKNLHAFCTCYVDSIQQMRNKFAFREAMSKLENSLRDLQICPAAASTGGGPATPQDFSKLLTSVKEISDVVQR
- the ABL1 gene encoding tyrosine-protein kinase ABL1 isoform X1 — translated: MLEGGKILIDGPRRKKRASKSCVQHLKMLEICLKLVGCKSKKGLSSSSSCYLEEALQRPIVSDFEPQGLSEAARWNSKENLLSGPGENDPNLFVALYDFVASGDNTLSITKGEKLRVLGYNHNGEWCEAQTKNGQGWVPSNYITPVNSPEKHSWYHGPVSRNAAEYLLSSGINGSFLVRESESSPGQRSISLRYEGRVYHYRINTASDGKLYVSSDSRFNTLAELVHHHSTVSDGLITTLHYPAPKRNKPTIYGVSPNYDKWEIERTDITMKHKLGGGQYGEVYEGVWKKYNLTVAVKTLKEDTMEVEEFLKEAAVMKEVKHPNLVQLLGVCTREPPFYIITEFMTYGNLLDYLRECNREEVTAVVLLHMATQISSAMEYLEKKNFIHRDLAARNCLVGENHLVKVADFGLSRLMTGDTYTAHAGAKFPIKWTAPESLAYNKFSIKSDVWAFGVLLWEIATYGMSPYPGIDLSQVYELLEKDYRMERPEGCPEKVYQLMRECWQWNPLDRPSFAEIHQAFETMFQESSISDEVEKELGKKGLRVNVSNFLQAPELPTKTRTTRRVTENKEDNTDTSHGRGAADQDVLDLEPAAVSPLLPRKERLAASDGGPEDERLLQNSKKANLFSTLIKRKKKTAPTPPKRSSSFREMDPRCLEGESRDTTNGGDADSTKFTSNGAAMTNGTLFLTPHWKKSITSVGRQPPPGEEDGSSTGSKRFQRSSSASCMPHGSKDMEWKSVTLPRELPSTRHMLDMSSSGGVQKAERPALPRKRGNEGKSDLSRGAVTPPPRLPKKTEEPTDEVFKDPDQSPGSSPPSLTPKLPRRKPGGPSTSSSLQKEESGNIRTALESVPPAKVSPSVGKTETDLRLRRLKATELSAKDKMKAMKVKPSPPLPLSSQTSLSSTSTAGKPAKISSQSLSHDASTNEPKHKATNQNEDHSRTNPAVTDSAKKTAPLSTAKPLSTEKRAGAQTGSDQPQPATSSAASSTAFIPLISTRVSLRKTRQPPEKLLSGAVTKETLLESTECLRAAINRNSEQMASHSTVLEAAKNLHAFCTCYVDSIQQMRNKFAFREAMSKLENSLRDLQICPAAASTGGGPATPQDFSKLLTSVKEISDVVQR